In one Natrarchaeobius halalkaliphilus genomic region, the following are encoded:
- the lrp gene encoding HTH-type transcriptional regulator Lrp, with protein MTYENLDAKLVNALLGDGRASLRSLAEELDVSVTTVSNHLSDLEEEGVIEGYTPRIDYDAVGYDVTAVIQLQVEGNALPEITDTLRDHRQMISVYEVTGDYDVIAIGKFRDTDGMNDQIKALLTDPDIKASNTSVVLNAVSENEQFTLDVDVDDD; from the coding sequence ATGACGTACGAAAATCTCGATGCAAAACTAGTGAATGCACTTCTCGGGGACGGCCGCGCGAGTCTCCGAAGTCTCGCAGAAGAACTCGACGTCTCCGTGACGACAGTCTCGAACCACCTGTCGGATCTCGAGGAAGAAGGGGTAATCGAGGGGTACACGCCCCGAATCGATTACGATGCGGTCGGATACGACGTCACCGCCGTGATTCAGCTTCAGGTCGAAGGAAACGCGCTCCCGGAGATCACCGACACGCTCCGCGACCACCGGCAGATGATCAGCGTCTACGAGGTCACCGGCGACTACGACGTCATCGCGATCGGGAAGTTCAGGGACACCGATGGAATGAACGACCAGATCAAGGCGCTCCTCACCGACCCGGACATCAAAGCCTCGAACACGAGCGTCGTGTTGAACGCCGTCTCCGAGAACGAACAGTTCACACTCGACGTCGACGTCGACGACGACTGA
- a CDS encoding SWIM zinc finger family protein — protein MSDVNPVERWQAELEEAGELTPEIVERISNLHGDRGVRAIEAVSENRVKAYRDFTIVVGYDDEYIVEDGNCTCKDSEYNLDPEEPTDLCWHALAVAIARRVGHVDYHDMWYSDVRELL, from the coding sequence GTGTCGGACGTAAATCCCGTCGAGCGCTGGCAGGCCGAACTCGAGGAGGCGGGCGAGTTAACCCCCGAGATCGTCGAGCGGATCTCGAACCTCCACGGCGACCGTGGGGTCCGCGCCATCGAGGCCGTCAGCGAAAACCGGGTGAAAGCCTACCGGGATTTCACGATCGTCGTCGGCTACGACGACGAGTACATCGTCGAGGACGGCAACTGTACGTGCAAGGACAGCGAGTACAATCTCGATCCCGAGGAACCGACCGATCTCTGCTGGCACGCTCTCGCGGTGGCGATCGCTCGCCGCGTGGGGCACGTGGATTATCACGACATGTGGTACTCGGACGTACGCGAACTGTTGTGA
- the thsB gene encoding thermosome subunit beta: protein MSQRMQQGQPMIVMSEDSQRVKDKDAQDYNISAARAVAEAVRSTLGPKGMDKMLVDSMGSVTITNDGVTILQEMDIDNPTAEMIIEVAETQEDEAGDGTTTAVAIAGELLKNAEDLLEQDIHPTAIIKGFHLAGEQARTEIDDIATEVDTTDEELLRSVAETSMTGKGAEVNKEHLSQLIVDAVRSVTVEDEGGSNVVDLEFMNIESQTGRSVGESDLLEGGIVDKDPVHDNMPTNAEDADILLLNNPIEVEETDIDTEVSVTDPGQLQQFLDREEQQLKEQVEQIVDLGADVVFCQKGIDDLAQHYLAKEGILAVRRAKKSDLEFLKEVVGANIVSDLANASEDDLGFGDITRDEEDELFYVEGDDAHGVTLLLRGSTDHVVDELERGINDALDVVAQTVSDGRVLAGGGAIEVELASRLRDYADSVSGREQLAVEAFADSLELVPRVLAENAGLDSIDTLVDLRAAHDDGEVRAGLNVFSNSVEDTFEAGVVEPAHAKEQAVTSASEAANLVLKIDDIISAGDLSTDKGDDEEGGAPGGGMGGMGGGMGGMM, encoded by the coding sequence ATGAGTCAACGAATGCAGCAAGGCCAGCCGATGATCGTAATGAGCGAGGACTCCCAGCGCGTCAAGGACAAGGACGCCCAGGACTACAACATCTCGGCGGCACGAGCCGTCGCAGAGGCCGTCCGCTCGACGCTCGGACCGAAAGGAATGGACAAGATGCTCGTCGACTCGATGGGGTCGGTGACGATCACCAACGACGGCGTCACCATCCTCCAGGAGATGGATATCGACAACCCGACGGCCGAGATGATCATCGAGGTCGCAGAAACACAAGAGGACGAAGCGGGTGACGGTACCACGACGGCGGTCGCCATCGCCGGTGAACTCCTCAAAAACGCCGAGGATCTCCTCGAGCAGGATATTCATCCGACGGCGATCATCAAGGGCTTCCACCTGGCTGGCGAGCAGGCCCGCACTGAAATCGACGATATCGCGACCGAAGTCGACACCACCGACGAAGAACTCCTTCGATCCGTTGCCGAGACCTCGATGACCGGCAAAGGTGCGGAGGTCAACAAAGAGCACCTCTCACAGCTCATCGTCGACGCCGTCCGATCGGTCACCGTCGAGGACGAAGGCGGCAGCAACGTCGTCGACCTCGAGTTCATGAACATCGAGAGCCAGACCGGTCGTAGCGTCGGAGAATCCGACCTGCTCGAAGGCGGTATCGTGGACAAAGACCCGGTCCACGACAACATGCCGACGAACGCCGAAGACGCGGATATCCTGTTGTTGAACAACCCCATCGAAGTCGAAGAGACGGACATCGACACCGAAGTCTCCGTCACCGATCCCGGTCAGCTCCAGCAGTTCCTGGACCGCGAAGAACAGCAGCTCAAAGAGCAGGTCGAACAGATCGTCGATCTCGGTGCCGACGTCGTCTTCTGCCAGAAGGGCATCGACGACCTCGCACAGCACTACCTCGCAAAGGAGGGTATCCTCGCCGTGCGCCGTGCAAAAAAGAGCGACCTCGAGTTCCTCAAAGAAGTCGTCGGCGCGAACATCGTTTCGGACCTCGCGAACGCGAGCGAGGACGACCTCGGCTTCGGAGACATCACCCGCGACGAGGAAGACGAATTGTTCTACGTCGAAGGCGACGACGCCCACGGCGTCACCCTCTTGCTTCGTGGCTCGACCGATCACGTCGTCGACGAACTCGAGCGCGGAATTAACGACGCGCTCGACGTCGTTGCACAGACCGTCTCCGACGGTCGCGTCCTCGCGGGCGGCGGTGCGATCGAGGTCGAACTCGCCTCGCGCCTTCGCGACTACGCCGACTCGGTCTCCGGACGCGAACAGCTGGCAGTCGAGGCCTTTGCGGACTCGCTCGAACTCGTTCCGCGCGTGCTCGCGGAGAACGCCGGACTCGACTCCATCGACACGCTCGTCGACCTCCGTGCGGCCCACGACGACGGCGAGGTCCGTGCCGGTCTGAACGTCTTCTCGAACAGCGTCGAGGACACGTTCGAAGCCGGCGTCGTCGAACCAGCACACGCCAAAGAACAGGCCGTTACCTCCGCAAGCGAGGCAGCGAACCTGGTCCTCAAGATCGACGACATCATCTCCGCCGGCGATCTCTCGACGGACAAGGGCGACGACGAAGAAGGCGGTGCCCCCGGCGGCGGCATGGGTGGCATGGGCGGCGGCATGGGCGGCATGATGTGA
- a CDS encoding MFS transporter, whose translation MRSIGGLSRDEYLFGVLIASVHAGQHVLFRLFPPLIPILVVDLDSPLWQLGLLVSVSMFAGGIFQAPMGILSDRLDRLYLLAPAFVAMSFGYLIFVLAPGIGPMIPEISVGGHVFDGAYQIMALGMFVVGIGYSAIHPVGYPLISANVATENKGKVLGMWGSASKVGDAVAPFLIGAFIVVLPWEWILVGVSLFGFAYAFGLVFAFKSGPYETRPPETDDDRSSSSSQTAETDRRQFWFPMAAVVLSFFFILFAGNGLITYAPVFVSDVYGFSVSMAGYTFEPASVANFYFGVLLMSGAISQLVLGGLADAYDYRAVLISLLGVSAVALVVLATIDLTPVLLLVVFVVIGATQFGLNPARDALISEITPAEYEGRTFGYIWTLALVGSSIYPVVVGYVADTSGLRASFATLAIGAVGGLVCIALLYSPRVYQERTPAKRRS comes from the coding sequence ATGCGATCGATCGGTGGACTGTCTCGAGACGAATACCTCTTTGGCGTGCTCATCGCATCGGTGCACGCTGGCCAGCACGTTCTGTTCCGGCTGTTTCCGCCCCTCATCCCGATTCTCGTCGTCGATCTCGACTCGCCGCTCTGGCAACTCGGTCTGCTCGTAAGCGTGTCGATGTTCGCGGGCGGGATCTTTCAGGCACCGATGGGAATCCTTTCGGACCGATTGGATCGACTGTATCTGCTCGCACCGGCGTTCGTCGCGATGAGTTTCGGCTACCTCATATTCGTACTCGCGCCGGGTATCGGTCCGATGATCCCCGAAATCTCTGTCGGTGGACACGTCTTCGACGGAGCGTACCAGATCATGGCACTCGGTATGTTCGTCGTCGGCATCGGCTACAGCGCTATTCACCCCGTCGGGTACCCATTGATCTCGGCGAACGTCGCGACCGAGAACAAAGGAAAAGTGCTTGGAATGTGGGGCAGCGCCTCCAAAGTCGGTGATGCGGTCGCACCGTTTCTCATCGGCGCGTTCATCGTCGTTCTCCCCTGGGAGTGGATCCTCGTCGGCGTCAGTCTGTTCGGATTCGCCTACGCCTTCGGGCTGGTCTTCGCCTTCAAGTCGGGCCCGTACGAGACGCGGCCGCCGGAGACCGACGACGACAGGTCCTCGAGTTCGTCGCAAACAGCGGAAACGGACCGTCGACAGTTCTGGTTTCCGATGGCCGCGGTGGTCCTCAGCTTCTTTTTCATCCTGTTCGCCGGCAACGGGCTCATCACCTACGCGCCGGTGTTCGTCTCCGACGTGTACGGGTTCTCCGTTTCGATGGCGGGCTACACGTTCGAGCCAGCGTCCGTCGCGAACTTCTACTTCGGCGTCCTGTTGATGAGTGGAGCGATCTCGCAGCTCGTTCTGGGCGGGCTGGCAGACGCGTACGACTACCGGGCGGTTCTCATCTCCTTACTCGGTGTCTCTGCCGTCGCGCTCGTGGTGTTAGCGACGATCGATCTCACGCCCGTGCTCTTGCTGGTCGTCTTCGTCGTCATCGGTGCGACGCAGTTCGGATTGAATCCGGCCCGAGACGCCCTGATAAGTGAGATCACGCCGGCCGAGTACGAAGGCCGAACGTTCGGGTATATCTGGACGCTCGCCCTCGTCGGGAGTTCCATCTATCCCGTCGTCGTCGGATACGTGGCTGATACGTCCGGACTCCGGGCGAGCTTTGCAACGCTAGCGATCGGTGCAGTCGGTGGACTCGTTTGCATCGCGTTACTCTACAGCCCTCGCGTCTATCAGGAGCGTACACCCGCGAAGAGGCGGTCCTGA
- a CDS encoding YihY/virulence factor BrkB family protein, which yields MVDHRQGLELVTRVVRVARTEQLTLLSAGVAFYGFISLVPLMLLGLGIAASIGGETLANQLTTAASDVLTPSAQELLAETVLDDTGRQSATVLGALGLLWGSSRVLRGIDRAFSQVYGTSTSKSLLDTFWDAMIVFLVISAGLAIIAVVEVVIRFLPVVELGPLGPILVLLGLVATFLPLYVVFPDADVDLREAIPGTILAATGWFVLSRAFSLYTEFATGYAVYGALGAVFLVLIWLYAGAIILVFGAVLNATLAGREVDRQLQSPGARQVPLEAMTDDATGADDETTQDRSDARDRTATHSSARTRDRSDDPEALREEIERLRDRIDSFEDNVERRTVEKESLEGELKRYVRRRIRRGHVRDWGPYVVLLYGTAMAIAAFYFLEGIWAILAMFVVWTSTLGVYVLMVLFGAGLSVLDVPGRIRDFVGNRRS from the coding sequence GTGGTCGATCACAGGCAGGGTCTCGAGCTCGTAACGCGAGTCGTTCGAGTCGCGCGCACCGAACAGCTGACACTGCTGTCGGCCGGCGTCGCCTTCTATGGCTTCATCTCGCTCGTCCCACTCATGCTCCTCGGGCTCGGAATCGCGGCCTCCATCGGCGGCGAGACGCTCGCGAATCAGCTCACGACGGCAGCGAGCGACGTACTCACTCCGTCCGCCCAGGAGTTACTCGCGGAAACGGTCCTCGACGACACCGGTCGCCAGAGCGCAACGGTCCTCGGCGCACTCGGTTTGCTCTGGGGCTCGAGTCGCGTCCTTCGGGGGATCGATCGAGCGTTCTCGCAGGTGTACGGAACTTCGACGTCGAAATCACTGCTCGACACGTTCTGGGACGCGATGATCGTCTTTCTCGTCATCTCCGCCGGCCTCGCGATCATCGCCGTCGTCGAGGTCGTCATCCGATTTCTTCCGGTCGTCGAACTCGGGCCGCTCGGTCCGATCCTCGTCCTGTTGGGTCTGGTCGCGACGTTTCTTCCGCTGTACGTCGTCTTTCCCGACGCCGACGTCGATCTCCGCGAGGCGATACCGGGGACGATCCTCGCCGCCACCGGCTGGTTCGTTCTGAGTCGCGCGTTTTCCCTGTATACGGAGTTCGCGACCGGCTACGCCGTCTACGGTGCGCTCGGTGCCGTCTTTCTCGTCCTGATCTGGCTGTATGCGGGCGCGATTATTCTCGTCTTCGGGGCGGTACTCAATGCCACCCTCGCCGGCCGTGAAGTGGATCGGCAGCTACAAAGTCCCGGCGCGCGACAGGTTCCACTAGAAGCGATGACCGACGACGCTACGGGTGCCGACGATGAGACCACGCAGGATCGTTCTGACGCGCGCGATCGGACGGCGACCCACTCGAGTGCCCGGACGCGTGATCGATCGGACGACCCCGAGGCACTTCGGGAGGAGATCGAACGGCTCCGTGACCGCATCGACTCCTTCGAGGACAACGTCGAACGACGCACCGTCGAGAAAGAGTCCCTCGAGGGCGAGCTCAAACGGTACGTCCGCCGTCGAATCCGACGCGGCCACGTCCGCGACTGGGGCCCCTACGTCGTCTTGCTGTACGGAACCGCGATGGCGATCGCGGCGTTTTACTTCCTCGAGGGGATCTGGGCGATCCTCGCGATGTTCGTCGTCTGGACGTCGACGCTCGGCGTCTACGTGCTGATGGTGTTGTTCGGCGCTGGCCTTTCGGTCCTCGATGTTCCCGGCCGAATCCGCGATTTCGTCGGTAACCGCCGCTCCTGA
- a CDS encoding MFS transporter — translation MRRRRLWLGAACCFVAGDAMALQSRGALLSSFEGTFGVSESLLGLVAPAGTVGFVVAILAVGMLAGRLDVRHVLVFGAVAMAISLFAISVAPAYSLFLFALLVQGSAAGVFRAMDRPLLSHLYPDRRGRIFVLYALAWAVGAVVGPVLASAVLLVADWRAVYVILAVSIVPVVVLVLSLEVPSWNEQPLERDAIGPLLSSSGVRTTLLALALAGGIEGTVFTWLPYYAGTFLDRTTANLALSAFLLAYIPGRYAYAKLVDSISYLRLSLVTTGLSIPAFAIALGWPSVGMLVAVFCAGAFISSLFPLLSAYGVDIVPEYSGPMSALTTGATYAGTAFVPVVVGIAAELTSIRIAMWIPIGLTVVLFGLIWSMPARAEVSEAGTA, via the coding sequence GTGAGAAGACGACGACTCTGGCTCGGTGCGGCGTGTTGTTTCGTCGCCGGCGACGCGATGGCGCTCCAGTCCCGCGGAGCGTTGCTCTCGAGTTTCGAGGGAACGTTCGGCGTCTCGGAATCGCTGCTCGGGCTGGTGGCACCGGCCGGAACTGTCGGTTTCGTCGTGGCGATCCTGGCGGTCGGGATGCTCGCGGGTCGTCTCGACGTCCGCCACGTCCTCGTCTTCGGTGCCGTGGCAATGGCGATCTCGCTGTTTGCGATCTCCGTCGCCCCGGCGTACTCGCTGTTCCTGTTTGCACTGCTCGTTCAGGGGTCCGCGGCCGGCGTATTCCGGGCGATGGATCGACCACTGCTGAGTCACCTCTACCCCGACCGACGCGGACGGATCTTTGTTCTGTACGCGCTCGCGTGGGCCGTGGGGGCGGTCGTCGGTCCGGTGCTGGCGAGCGCCGTGTTACTCGTCGCAGACTGGCGGGCAGTGTACGTCATCCTCGCAGTCAGCATCGTCCCCGTGGTCGTTCTGGTCCTCTCGCTCGAGGTACCATCGTGGAACGAGCAACCGCTCGAGCGCGACGCCATCGGTCCACTACTCTCGAGTTCCGGGGTTCGGACCACGCTGCTGGCGCTTGCACTGGCCGGGGGAATCGAGGGAACGGTTTTCACCTGGCTCCCCTACTACGCGGGGACGTTCCTCGATCGAACGACGGCAAACCTTGCGCTGTCCGCGTTCTTGCTCGCGTACATCCCCGGCCGTTACGCCTACGCGAAACTCGTGGACTCGATTTCGTATCTCCGCCTCTCGCTCGTGACGACGGGGCTATCGATTCCAGCGTTCGCCATCGCACTCGGCTGGCCGAGCGTTGGAATGCTCGTGGCAGTCTTCTGTGCCGGGGCCTTCATCTCGTCGCTGTTTCCCCTGTTGTCGGCTTACGGCGTCGACATCGTTCCGGAGTACAGCGGTCCGATGAGCGCGCTTACGACCGGGGCAACCTACGCCGGAACCGCGTTCGTTCCGGTCGTGGTCGGGATCGCAGCCGAACTGACGAGCATTCGGATCGCGATGTGGATCCCCATCGGGCTGACGGTCGTTCTCTTTGGTCTCATCTGGTCGATGCCCGCTCGAGCCGAGGTGAGCGAGGCCGGGACCGCGTGA
- the glnA gene encoding type I glutamate--ammonia ligase: MTSGNLTEAEQAVLDEIEEHDVDFLRLQFTDILGTVKNVSVPARQAEKAFREGIYFDGSSIEGFVRIQESDMRLVPDPDTFAILPWRQKEDSAAGRMICDVYNTSTGEPFEGDPRRVLKNALDRADEMGYTVNAAPEPEFFLFEEDEDGRATTKTGDHGGYFDLAPKDLASDVRRDIIYGLEEMGFEIEASHHEVARGQHEINFEYDNALTTADNVATFRTVVRAIAAQHDLHATFMPKPIPKINGSGMHTHLSLFTEDGENAFHDENDEFDLSDTAHSFLAGILEHAPAITAVADPTVNSYKRLVPGYEAPVYVAWSDRNRSALIRKPAARVPAASRIEARFPDPSCNPYLALAALIHAGLEGIDQDLECPDPVRENIYEFDEAKREEYGIETLPSNLGEAVDALEEDEVIYEALGEHVAPKFVEAKSKEFEEYLIDVSEWELDRYLETF; encoded by the coding sequence ATGACAAGCGGAAACCTTACCGAAGCCGAACAGGCAGTACTCGATGAGATCGAAGAACACGACGTCGACTTCCTTCGACTGCAGTTCACCGACATTCTCGGAACGGTCAAAAACGTCTCCGTTCCGGCCCGCCAGGCCGAGAAAGCCTTCCGCGAAGGGATCTACTTCGACGGGTCCTCGATCGAAGGATTCGTACGTATTCAAGAATCCGACATGCGACTGGTTCCCGATCCGGACACGTTCGCGATCCTCCCGTGGCGTCAGAAAGAAGACAGTGCGGCGGGCCGCATGATCTGTGACGTCTACAACACGTCGACGGGCGAGCCCTTCGAGGGTGACCCACGCCGCGTTCTCAAGAACGCCCTCGACCGTGCCGACGAGATGGGCTACACCGTCAACGCCGCTCCCGAGCCCGAGTTCTTCCTCTTCGAGGAGGACGAGGACGGTCGAGCGACCACGAAAACCGGGGACCACGGGGGCTACTTCGACCTCGCACCGAAGGACCTCGCCTCCGACGTCCGCCGGGACATCATCTACGGGCTCGAGGAGATGGGCTTCGAGATCGAAGCGAGCCACCACGAGGTCGCGCGCGGCCAGCACGAAATCAACTTCGAGTACGACAACGCGCTTACGACCGCCGACAACGTCGCGACGTTCCGAACGGTCGTCCGCGCCATCGCGGCACAGCACGACCTCCACGCGACGTTCATGCCCAAACCGATTCCGAAGATCAACGGCTCGGGCATGCACACGCACCTCTCGCTGTTCACCGAGGACGGCGAAAACGCCTTCCACGACGAGAACGACGAGTTCGATCTGTCCGACACGGCGCACTCGTTCCTCGCCGGTATCCTCGAACACGCACCGGCGATCACCGCCGTCGCGGATCCGACGGTCAACAGCTACAAGCGACTCGTCCCCGGCTACGAAGCGCCGGTTTACGTCGCCTGGTCCGATCGCAACCGCTCGGCACTGATCCGCAAACCGGCCGCACGCGTCCCGGCTGCCTCGCGTATCGAAGCGCGATTCCCCGATCCGTCGTGCAACCCGTATCTGGCGCTGGCGGCCCTCATCCACGCCGGTCTCGAAGGGATCGATCAGGACCTCGAGTGTCCGGATCCGGTTCGAGAGAACATTTACGAGTTCGACGAGGCCAAACGCGAGGAGTACGGCATCGAGACGCTCCCGTCGAACCTCGGTGAAGCCGTCGACGCACTCGAGGAGGACGAGGTCATCTACGAGGCGCTTGGCGAACACGTCGCGCCCAAGTTCGTCGAGGCGAAATCCAAGGAGTTCGAGGAGTACCTCATCGACGTCTCCGAGTGGGAACTCGATCGGTACCTCGAGACGTTCTAA
- a CDS encoding DUF4242 domain-containing protein has translation MPLFMDVHRNVEGMDAQAAMDAHEMDVEIQGEYGVEYERYWWDEDAGAVFCLFEAPDKEAGEKVHSESHGLTADEIYEVQEGQ, from the coding sequence ATGCCACTGTTCATGGACGTACACAGAAACGTCGAAGGAATGGACGCACAGGCCGCGATGGATGCTCACGAGATGGACGTCGAGATCCAGGGCGAGTACGGCGTCGAGTACGAACGATACTGGTGGGACGAGGACGCCGGGGCCGTCTTTTGTCTCTTCGAGGCTCCCGACAAAGAAGCGGGTGAGAAGGTACACAGCGAGTCACACGGACTCACCGCCGACGAAATCTACGAGGTTCAGGAAGGCCAGTAA
- a CDS encoding tRNA (guanine(26)-N(2))-dimethyltransferase — translation MRVTEGGVELAVPGEQTEGVEESVFYNPRQELNRDLTIATLRAYREREDRAETYLDAMTASGVRGVRAGADGWNVTCCDVEEDAIDLARANLERNDVDAAIEHRNVNALMHDSTFDVIDLDPYGTPMPFADAAFGNCRDLVCVTATDTAPLCGAHFNSGVRSYSAVPRNTDYHAEMGVRILLSALARSGARFDVGVDPILTHATSHYVRTYLELEHKPTAADAALEELGYISHCEDCTYRETAFGLIADPLEGCPHCDGNRMLTAGPVWLGSVRDREFVAAVRERVPDAFGTAENARNLCETLEAELDEPTHYDQHKLCRNWGLPANAMDDFLADLREAGYSASRAHYGGTTFKTDANVGQIRDATEDGLA, via the coding sequence ATGCGCGTCACCGAGGGCGGAGTCGAACTCGCGGTTCCCGGCGAGCAGACCGAGGGCGTCGAGGAGTCGGTGTTCTACAACCCCCGCCAGGAGTTGAACCGGGATCTGACGATCGCCACGCTGCGGGCCTACCGCGAACGCGAGGACCGCGCCGAGACCTATCTCGACGCGATGACGGCCAGTGGCGTCCGCGGCGTTCGGGCGGGCGCCGACGGCTGGAACGTGACCTGCTGTGACGTCGAGGAGGACGCGATCGATCTCGCTCGAGCAAACCTCGAGCGAAACGACGTCGACGCCGCGATCGAACACCGAAACGTCAACGCTCTCATGCACGATTCGACGTTCGACGTGATCGATCTCGATCCGTACGGAACGCCGATGCCGTTCGCTGATGCCGCCTTCGGGAACTGTCGCGATCTGGTCTGTGTGACCGCGACCGACACCGCGCCGCTGTGTGGCGCACACTTCAACAGCGGCGTCCGATCGTACTCGGCGGTGCCGAGGAACACCGACTACCACGCCGAGATGGGCGTTCGGATCCTCCTCTCGGCGCTCGCCCGTAGCGGAGCCCGCTTCGACGTCGGCGTCGATCCGATACTCACCCACGCGACCAGTCACTACGTCCGGACCTATCTCGAGCTCGAGCACAAGCCCACCGCGGCCGACGCGGCACTCGAGGAGCTGGGGTACATCTCACACTGTGAAGACTGTACGTACCGAGAGACCGCGTTCGGACTGATCGCGGACCCACTCGAGGGCTGTCCACACTGCGACGGAAACCGAATGCTGACGGCGGGCCCCGTCTGGCTCGGATCCGTTCGCGACCGCGAGTTCGTCGCCGCAGTTCGAGAGCGCGTTCCCGACGCGTTCGGAACCGCGGAGAACGCCAGGAACCTCTGTGAGACGCTCGAGGCTGAGCTCGACGAGCCGACGCATTACGACCAGCACAAGCTCTGTCGCAACTGGGGGCTTCCCGCGAACGCGATGGACGACTTCCTCGCGGATCTCCGCGAGGCGGGCTATTCGGCGTCGCGAGCCCACTACGGCGGGACGACGTTCAAAACTGACGCGAACGTCGGACAGATCCGTGACGCGACCGAAGACGGTCTCGCGTGA